Proteins from a genomic interval of Benincasa hispida cultivar B227 chromosome 7, ASM972705v1, whole genome shotgun sequence:
- the LOC120081682 gene encoding ACD11 homolog protein encodes MDDGATPLTAIAESFEGLAKLVNSLKDSSQELRLDTLCDACSLVSVLFSSLGLAFKFAELEYVSKVRDLVEASKKHETLHTILDADIANDTVKTPGSHTRNLRRVRQGLDLVRALFEQFMSTDEYSLREAASTAYTQVCAPYHSWTVRTAVSAGMYTLPTREQLLIKLNETNQSAQKKMRRYIDASGPVIEYIDKLYISRKITLDW; translated from the exons ATGGATGATGGTGCGACCCCTCTTACTGCCATAGCCGAGTCCTTCGAAGGGCTTGCCAAATTAGTAAATTCTTTGAAAGATTCCTCTCAAGAACTCCGATTGGATACGCTTTGTGATGCTTGTTCTCTCGTTTCTGTACTTTTCAGTTCTCTTGGCCTTGCCTTCAAATTCGCTGAGTTAGAGTACGTCTCCAAG GTGCGTGATCTTGTGGAAGCTTCCAAGAAGCACGAGACATTGCATACAATACTTGATGCTGATATTGCAAATGATACAGTAAAAACGCCCGGAAGCCATACTCGCAATCTGCGTCGAGTTCGGCAAGGATTGGACCTTGTTAGAGCTCTGTTTGAACAGTTCATGTCCACTGA TGAATACTCGTTAAGGGAAGCTGCCTCAACAGCTTATACCCAAGTTTGTGCACCCTACCACAGCTGGACAGTTAGAACAGCCGTTTCTGCTGGAATGTATACTCTTCCAACAAGGGAGCAGCTTCTAATAAAGCTTAACGAGACCA ATCAGTCGGCACAGAAGAAAATGAGAAGGTATATCGATGCTTCGGGTCCAGTTATAGAATATATTGACAAGCTTTACATTTCTAGGAAGATCACCTTGGACTGGTGA